The Populus alba chromosome 4, ASM523922v2, whole genome shotgun sequence genome contains a region encoding:
- the LOC118050779 gene encoding BURP domain-containing protein 6-like, with translation MSPAISGAPFLIFFLTLSLHISFSTAVRLPTKVPSFLQGDTSPPTEKYWFSRLPNTPLPKALRDTLQPGYYPSVIRDFANGEKISVDAREKYGKNYNGAESVDAREKYGKNYNGADSVDARQKYGKNYNGAESVDARQKYGKNYNGADSVDARQKYGKNYNGADNHKKAAKSALPDTTIFYLYNDLHPGKKMKLLFTNSGTKVSFLPRRVAESIPFSSDKFPEILNYFSLQVNSKEAEIISEEIGYCESPNLEGEEKYCAASLESLIDFNVARLGQNVEVLSTEQGKKQEYTVSAKAEMRGEHKASVCHKIRYPYAVHYCHVIEDTEVYVVPLIAADGAEVEAVTVCHLNTSAWSPDHMAFEVLNIKPGPAVCHFLATDTLVWVPKKDQDMTP, from the coding sequence ATGTCTCCTGCCATTTCTGGTGCACCATTCCTGATCTTCTTTCTAACTCTCTCCCTCCACATTTCCTTCTCCACTGCTGTCCGTTTACCAACCAAAGTGCCCAGCTTCCTCCAGGGCGATACTTCTCCACCCACTGAGAAGTATTGGTTCTCACGGTTGCCCAACACTCCATTGCCAAAAGCCCTTCGAGATACTCTACAACCTGGTTATTATCCTTCAGTGATCAGAGATTTCGCTAATGGCGAAAAAATCAGCGTTGATGCTCgtgaaaaatatggaaaaaactACAATGGAGCAGAGAGCGTTGATGCTCGTGAAAAATATGGGAAAAACTACAATGGAGCAGATAGCGTTGATGCTCGtcaaaaatatggaaaaaactACAATGGAGCAGAGAGCGTTGATGCTCGTCAAAAATATGGGAAAAACTACAATGGAGCAGATAGCGTTGATGCTCGTCAAAAATATGGGAAAAACTACAATGGAGCAGATAACCATAAAAAAGCCGCGAAATCTGCTCTCCCCGACACAACGATATTCTACTTGTACAACGATCTCCATCCAGGTAAGAAGATGAAATTGCTTTTTACTAACAGTGGAACCAAGGTTAGTTTCTTGCCTCGTCGAGTCGCAGAGTCTATACCATTTTCAAGTGACAAATTTCCGGAGATTTTGAACTACTTTTCTCTACAAGTCAACTCAAAAGAGGCTGAGATTATCAGTGAGGAAATAGGATACTGCGAGAGCCCGAACttggaaggagaagaaaaatattgtgcTGCATCTCTAGAgtcattaattgattttaatgttgCGAGGCTTGGCCAAAATGTTGAGGTACTCTCAACTGAACAAGGCAAGAAGCAAGAGTATACTGTTTCGGCAAAAGCGGAAATGAGGGGAGAACATAAAGCATCGGTGTGTCATAAGATCAGATATCCTTATGCAGTACATTATTGCCATGTAATCGAAGACACAGAGGTTTATGTGGTTCCATTAATCGCTGCTGATGGCGCAGAAGTGGAAGCGGTAACCGTATGCCACCTGAACACGTCGGCTTGGAGTCCTGACCATATGGCCTTTGAAGTTCTCAATATTAAACCAGGACCGGCTGTTTGTCACTTTCTGGCTACTGATACTCTTGTTTGGGTTCCAAAAAAGGATCAAGACATGACTCCATGA
- the LOC118050780 gene encoding uncharacterized protein: MCFLMSQSDKGSSELHESCGRGDESTKKGACLLEIKRTGMIQWGVSRHIEFVDSPGENNPQFPPAVVEHGQKNPQPRSAIVKHGQKNTQLPSAVVKHGKNNPQFPSAIVKEDLKVGEDGIGSFVLPEAKKRKCHALSEHREGQAVRRAKAKKTSLVYKSKQIKRENSISIKKENVKDRWSVDRYNLAEKSMLDVMKAEGAVFENPISRSALRTVARKHIGDTGLLDHLLKHIDGKVAPGGTERFRRCYNTQGIMEYWLESADLVKIKQEAGVPDPNYVPPSWYRPGSVSQDSVSAKELTLLRDEVAKMKRDMEELVSKNQEQHQANQIGDIYKEFVEWRGKIDQRLMGISSSLGGLQSMYKDVMTWKSKTEQQLKEISNSLSSMQASKQCTALNPISERWEDWLESTNLDNIQGEDFAPWLENTDLVNFKQNASPQEQEPYNAIQPWLKHSDNPSQEPVCAGELELLKEEMAKMKRDVQELVPKRMEEDQANMTPDSSATANSKSELDNSFSFFQEMFKELGNWRVKMEQQMLEISNAVNTLQASKQCIT; encoded by the exons ATGTGCTTTTTGATGTCGCAGTCAGACAAAG GCTCTTCAGAATTGCATGAAAGTTGTGGCAGGGGAGATGAAAGTACGAAGAAAGGGGCGTGTTTGTTGGAGATAAAACGCACTGGAATGATACAATGGGGGGTCAGCAGGCATATTGAGTTCGTTGACAGTCCTGGGGAAAATAACCCTCAATTTCCACCTGCTGTTGTCGAGCATGGACAGAAGAACCCTCAACCTCGATCTGCCATTGTTAAGCATGGACAGAAGAACACTCAACTTCCATCTGCCGTTGTAAAGCATGGGAAGAATAACCCTCAATTTCCATCTGCCATTGTCAAAGAAGATTTGAAAGTAGGTGAAGATGGTATTGGGTCTTTTGTGTTGCCAGAAGCTAAGAAAAGGAAGTGTCATGCCCTCAGCGAACACAGAGAAGGACAAGCTGTGAGACGTGCAAAGGCAAAGAAAACTAGTCTTGTTTATAAGAGTAAGCAAATCAAGCGTGAAAATtccatttcaataaaaaaggaGAATGTCAAGGATAGATGGTCAGTAGACAG GTATAATCTGGCAGAGAAAAGTATGCTGGATGTCATGAAGGCTGAAGGGGCAGTGTTCGAGAATCCCATTTCCCGGTCAGCACTGAGAACCGTAGCTCGTAAACACATTGGTGACACTGGACTCTTAGACCACCTACTGAAGCACATTGATGGTAAAGTGGCACCAGGTGGCACTGAGCGGTTTCGTCGGTGTTACAACACCCAAGGGATAATGGAGTATTGGCTGGAGAGTGCTGACCTGGTTAAAATCAAGCAGGAGGCTGGGGTGCCAGATCCAAACTATGTTCCCCCATCTTGGTATAGGCCTGGTAGTGTTTCACAAGACTCTGTTTCTGCTAAAGAACTGACTTTGCTTAGAGATGAAGTAGCAAAAATGAAGAG GGATATGGAGGAGCTGGTATCCAAGAATCAAGAGCAGCACCAAGCTAACCAAATTGGG gataTTTACAAGGAATTTGTGGAATGGAGAGGTAAGATAGACCAGCGTCTAATGGGGATTTCAAGTTCTTTGGGTGGTTTGCAG AGCATGTATAAGGATGTGATGACATGGAAGTCCAAGACTGAACAACAACTCAAGGAAATCTCAAATTCACTGAGCAGCATGCAGGCATCAAAGCAATGCACTGCCCTCAATCCAATTTCTGAAAGATGGGAGGACTGGCTGGAGAGCACCAACTTGGATAATATTCAAGGGGAAGACTTTGCACCTTGGTTAGAGAACACagatttggttaattttaagCAGAATGCCTCACCGCAGGAACAAGAACCCTACAACGCTATTCAACCTTGGTTGAAACACTCTGATAACCCCTCTCAGGAGCCTGTTTGTGCTGGAGAGCTGGAGCTGCTTAAGGAAGAAATGGCCAAAATGAAGag AGATGTGCAGGAGTTGGTACCCAAGAGGATGGAGGAAGATCAAGCTAATATGACCCCAGATTCATCTGCCACGGCCAATTCCAAGTCAGAACTTGACAATTCATTTTCATTCTTTCAG GAGATGTTCAAAGAGTTGGGAAATTGGAGAGTGAAGATGGAACAACAGATGCTGGAGATTTCCAATGCTGTTAATACTTTACAGGCATCAAAGCAATGCATCACCTGA